In a genomic window of Palaemon carinicauda isolate YSFRI2023 unplaced genomic scaffold, ASM3689809v2 scaffold503, whole genome shotgun sequence:
- the LOC137637045 gene encoding uncharacterized protein, with the protein MLPKYNTIHIYCDGSVNGNKAGCDVVVREYYENDVSVDEMMSMRIEDETSSTVAELHAIHEGLKMVLNKTKDIFVFVDSQSPLLALNSKTPTNSEVVVLCKGLVCRLQEKGITVKFYWVPSHIGISLNEVADNLAKEATRKPDIDIETSMSLNRIKRGMRIKRKVWGTKKALKILEKGSV; encoded by the coding sequence ATGTTACCCAAGTATAataccattcatatatattgtgatggctctgTGAATGGTAATAAAGCTGGTTGTGATGTGGTGGTTcgtgaatattatgaaaatgatgttAGTGTGGATGAAATGATGTCTATGAGGATTGAAGATGAAACATCGTCTACGGTAGCAGAGTTACATGCTATACATGAGGGTCTCAAAATGGTACTTAATAAAACAAAGGATATATTTGTATTCGTTGATTCCCAGAGTCCTTTGTTAGCCTTAAATAGCAAAACACCCACTAATAGCGAGGTGGTTGTTCTTTGTAAAGGGTTGGTTTGTCGGCTGCAGGAGAAAGGAATAACTGTAAAGTTCTATTGGGTTCCGTCTCATATtggtatttcattaaatgaagttgCCGACAATCTGGCCAAGGAGGCCACAAGAAAGCCTGACATTGACATAGAAACCTCTATGAGCCTTAACAGAATAAAACGAGGAATGAGAATAAAACGAAAGGTTTGGGGAACAAAAAAGGCTTTAAAGATCTTGGAAAAGGGCAGCGTCA